The Terriglobus roseus sequence CACTCCGGCGGCGGAATCAGTCAGCGTTTCCGTACCTGGTAAGCAGATCTCTGCTTCGTACACGATGCAAGCGTCGGGCGAGTTTAAGGTTTCAACGATGACTGGTAGTTCGGCGAATCTGTCGATCGGCGTCTACCCGGTTTTCTTGAAGATCAATTAACCCATCGAGTCGCCACCGGACACATGTTCGGTGGCGACTCTACGCAACTTATCTCGGCTTAGCGTCAAGTACCTCGCGGTAGATCGACTCCAAGGTGTCGATGACTGCGTCCCAAGAGTAAGTCTCGAGCGCGATCCGTCGATTGCTTGCTCCCATCCTTTCGCATAATTCGGATGAGGAGAGGAGCTTATCCAGTGCCGAGGCAAGTTCATCTGCACGTCCGGCGGTGAAGCGGAGTGCGCCTCCCTGATCCAGGAGAACCCCAAGACCGCCAACGGTCGTGCCTATTACAGGCTTCCCGCACGACATAGCTTCCAAGACCGTCATGCCAAATGGCTCGCTCGATGATGGAAGGCAATAAATAGTGCTGGCGTTGATCAACTCGGGAACGTCTTCTCTCGCGATATTGCCAAGAAAGTGGATGCGGTCACGTACCGTGCTGGAAGCGGCACGTGCGTATACTTCTGCCTCATCAGGCCCTTTTCCCGCGATGTGCAGCACGGCCGCAGGAAACTTATCCGCAACTCGTTCAAAAGCTTCGATGAGTAGAGGAGCGCCTTTGCGGCGAACCAGATTCGCGAGATAGAGAATTACCGGCTGGGATGGAGCGAGCTCCGGCATTGGCCGAAAGGTCTTCGCATCGATACCGTAAGGAAGTATCCGAACCTTGGCCTTTGTGGCTTCGTCCTTCGGTAGGAGGATGTGGCTGGCGATGTTCGGGATCATCACGCGAGCCGCGCTTTCCACTTGTCGGTGGAGGACCCAAAGCTTTAGAGCCGTACCAATAGAGCGCGGCAGCTCCGCGGTGCCGGGTGCAGGTAGAGGACCGAGCAGAATCGGCAGTCCTGCCCCAGGTAAGAACAGGCTCATGCCTGGCACCACGGGGTTCAGTTGGTGCACAAGCCGTATAGGGAATTTCTTCATCAACCTCGAAAGCAGGGATCGGACGCGCACAG is a genomic window containing:
- a CDS encoding glycosyltransferase family 4 protein — translated: MQEPIHIFISHPSHFMTDCEPHGDGLLAFQYVYRLAQRGYELHVAVPLMSLQHELPPNVHLYPIHTFAKPSRDNPSSLSRLEYAVRVRSLLSRLMKKFPIRLVHQLNPVVPGMSLFLPGAGLPILLGPLPAPGTAELPRSIGTALKLWVLHRQVESAARVMIPNIASHILLPKDEATKAKVRILPYGIDAKTFRPMPELAPSQPVILYLANLVRRKGAPLLIEAFERVADKFPAAVLHIAGKGPDEAEVYARAASSTVRDRIHFLGNIAREDVPELINASTIYCLPSSSEPFGMTVLEAMSCGKPVIGTTVGGLGVLLDQGGALRFTAGRADELASALDKLLSSSELCERMGASNRRIALETYSWDAVIDTLESIYREVLDAKPR